The proteins below come from a single Streptomyces tubercidicus genomic window:
- a CDS encoding cysteine hydrolase family protein has product MANSNSALLVMDVQEDIVDIVGADSGYLSRVRGAIDGARAAGIPVIYVVIALRPGQPDVGPRNRVLTSAVQAGLFAEDAPGTAIHREVAPRQGDIVVTKRRASAFSGSDLGVVLRARDINSLVLTGIATSGVVLHTLCQANDQDFGLIVLADACLDTDPEVHRVLTERLFPQWADVIGVEDWLTAIASE; this is encoded by the coding sequence ATGGCGAACAGCAACAGTGCCCTCCTCGTGATGGATGTTCAGGAGGACATCGTGGATATCGTCGGCGCCGACTCCGGATATCTGTCGCGCGTGCGTGGCGCGATCGACGGTGCGCGGGCGGCGGGTATTCCGGTGATCTACGTGGTCATCGCGCTACGGCCGGGCCAACCTGACGTCGGCCCCCGTAATCGGGTGCTCACCTCCGCCGTGCAGGCCGGTCTCTTCGCCGAGGATGCCCCCGGCACCGCGATTCACCGCGAAGTCGCGCCCCGCCAGGGCGACATCGTGGTCACCAAGAGGCGGGCGAGTGCGTTCTCGGGCAGTGATCTCGGGGTGGTGCTCAGGGCTCGCGATATCAACAGCCTTGTTCTCACCGGCATCGCCACCAGTGGCGTGGTGCTGCACACCCTGTGTCAGGCCAACGACCAGGACTTCGGGCTCATTGTCCTGGCGGATGCCTGCCTCGACACCGACCCCGAGGTGCACCGGGTCCTGACCGAGAGGCTGTTCCCGCAGTGGGCCGATGTCATCGGCGTCGAGGACTGGCTCACAGCCATCGCCTCGGAGTAG
- a CDS encoding nucleotidyltransferase domain-containing protein, whose product MTESLPPGGIVLDADELEARWADAWRPEQVAERLGGVSATWCIAAGWALDLFRGVPSRPHGDVEIAVPAAGFPEIRDRFPEYVCDAVGSGRVWPAAGAEALAATHQTWLRDPASGQFLLDVFREPHEGGTWICRRNGNLRLPYDTIIERTPDGIPYLVPELVLLFKARATRPKDQADFEGVLPLLSRARRDALSGWLERVHPGHPWLAELG is encoded by the coding sequence ATGACCGAATCCCTGCCGCCAGGCGGCATTGTGCTCGATGCGGACGAACTGGAGGCCCGGTGGGCCGACGCCTGGCGGCCGGAACAGGTCGCGGAGCGGTTGGGCGGGGTCAGTGCGACCTGGTGTATCGCAGCAGGGTGGGCGCTGGATTTGTTCCGCGGGGTGCCATCGCGGCCGCACGGCGATGTGGAGATCGCGGTGCCCGCGGCGGGATTCCCGGAGATCCGGGACCGCTTCCCCGAGTACGTGTGTGACGCGGTGGGTTCGGGGCGGGTCTGGCCGGCGGCGGGGGCTGAGGCACTGGCAGCCACACACCAGACCTGGCTGCGGGATCCGGCAAGCGGTCAGTTCCTGTTGGACGTCTTCCGCGAGCCGCACGAGGGCGGGACCTGGATCTGCCGACGGAACGGGAATCTGCGGCTGCCGTACGACACGATCATCGAGCGGACGCCGGACGGGATCCCCTACCTGGTGCCGGAGTTGGTGCTGCTGTTCAAAGCGAGGGCGACGCGGCCCAAGGACCAGGCCGATTTCGAGGGCGTGTTGCCGCTGCTGAGCCGGGCACGGCGGGACGCCCTCAGCGGGTGGCTGGAGCGCGTGCATCCCGGTCATCCGTGGCTGGCGGAGCTGGGGTAG
- a CDS encoding RidA family protein, whose product MPRAVTLIRSASLSDVAEYAYAATAPAESRLIFLAGACPLNEDGSTAAIGDVAGQAAKAVENLRTALADSGASLHDVISTRVLVASDRQEDLVTAWEVVRDAFGDHDVPSTLMGVTVLGYNDQLVEIESVAAVLDS is encoded by the coding sequence GTGCCACGCGCCGTCACCTTGATTCGCTCTGCCTCCCTGTCCGATGTCGCCGAGTACGCCTATGCGGCCACGGCTCCGGCCGAGTCGCGGCTGATCTTTCTCGCCGGTGCCTGTCCGCTGAACGAGGACGGCTCCACCGCGGCGATCGGGGACGTCGCGGGTCAGGCGGCCAAGGCCGTGGAGAACCTGCGGACTGCGCTGGCGGACTCCGGCGCGTCGCTGCACGACGTCATCAGCACCCGCGTACTCGTCGCGTCCGACCGGCAGGAGGACCTGGTGACGGCGTGGGAGGTGGTCCGGGACGCGTTCGGTGACCACGACGTGCCCAGCACGTTGATGGGGGTCACCGTGCTCGGCTACAACGACCAGCTGGTGGAGATCGAATCCGTTGCCGCGGTGCTCGATTCCTGA